In Solanum pennellii chromosome 7, SPENNV200, the following are encoded in one genomic region:
- the LOC107024936 gene encoding uncharacterized protein LOC107024936 produces the protein MVGGAEKVNAVYYLTKPPLSVDEYYYNEDDYAVNDQTEVFDKTSKALIRRIAVKVIETKVETMLLQRDCLGSMARVEDMLQKMMMRFDASNENSSDMRGDLANIGQKVDVHAISIEHLKLQIAQFSTTMNPRRPGTLPSNTIQNTKNDGHLMLVNTRRGRRIIDPPMQFVVEANEAVLPQKVFPIARPPPSFPHILVKKTEDGEYQRFITKLKQHSINVPLIDALEQCLAMLSLWRTCAIATRSLVQKKEDTDAFTIQFFTSFIHFAKALYNLGASINLMSVSIYKKLGLGDPNPTMMRLIMADQIVKTPTGIFHDVLVKVESFIFLADFMILDCEFDFEVPIILGRPFLATGRA, from the exons ATGGTCGGAGGTGCAGAGAAGGTAAATGCAGTGTATTATCTTACTAAACCACCATTGTCGGTAGATGAGTACTACTATAATGAGGATGATTATGCAGTAAATGATCAGACGGAGGTTTTTGACAAAACGTCCAAGGCTCTAATTAGGAGAATTGCAGTCAAGGTCATAGAAACAAAGGTcgaaactatg TTGCTCCAAAGGGATTGTCTAGGCAGTATGGctcgagttgaggatatgttgcagaagatgatgatgaGGTTTGACGCTAGTAATGAGAATAGCAGCGATATGAGAGGTGACCTTGCTAACATTGGACAAAAGGTGGATGTACATGCGATTTCGATTGAGCACCTTAAGTTACAAATTGCTCAGTTTTCTACTACTATGAACCCTCGCCGACCTGGCACTCTTCCAAGCAACACCAtccaaaatactaaaaatgaCGGGCATTTAATGTTAGTCAATACTCGACGGGGTAGGCGAATAATTGATCCACCAATGCAGTTTGTAGTAGAAG CGAATGAAGCAGTGCTACCTCAGAAAGTGTTCCCAATTGCTAGACCTCCACCATCATTCCCTCATATATTAGTGAAGAAGACTGAAGATGGTGAATACCAGCGATTTATCACTAAGCTGAAACAAcattccatcaatgtccctttgatagatgCTTTGGAACAATGCTTGGCTATGCTAAGTTTATGGAGGACATG tgctattgctacaaggtctcttgtgcagaAGAAAGAAGATACAGACGCCTTCACTATTCaattttttacaagttttatacactttgctaaagcactATATAATCTtggtgcaagcataaatctcatgtctGTTTCCATTTATAAGAAGTTAGGCTTGGGAGATCCAAATCCTACTATGATGCGGTTAATTATGGCTGATCAAATTGTGAAGACGCCCACCGGTATATTCCATGATGTGCttgtaaaagtggagtcattcatttTTCTGGCCGATTTTATGATTCTTGACTGTGAGTTTGACTTTGAGGTCCCCATTATTCTAGGAAGACCATTCCTCGCCACTGGGCGTGCATGA